Below is a genomic region from Methanococcus maripaludis.
CCTCCTGCAAAAGATATGGATGGTCGAAAAAAACGACTTGATGCAATTGAAAGCGGAGAACTACAAGGTTACGACTGGTGGTTCTGCTACACTGACTTAAAAGAATAATTCTTTTTTTATTTTTTAACCTAGATTATGTTTAATAATTTAAATATATAGTTTTGTATGATTTTTATAAAATTAGTGTGAATAATTATATATATTTGTTTTAAGCTATTTTTAAAAAATATTTTCAAAACTGGTGATTTTTTTGACTACGGAAAAATATCAAAATTCATTTCCACTTCCCGATGAAAGCCCTGAAAAAATCGATAAAATAATGAGTGATGCGTATTTTGGAGCGCAGAAATTTTACTTACTAAAAACTGCACTCGAATTAAAAATATTCGATTATTTGTCTGATCCAAAAACCTCCGAAGAATTATCCTCAATTTTAGATCTAGATCCTGTTTTAACTGAATTGATGTTAAAATCACTTTATGAACTTGGAATTATTTCAATTGCTTCAAAAAATGGGGAAACTCACTACATTAATACAAATGGAAGTGATAATTACTTAAAAACAGATTCAAAATATTCAAAAGCCCCGTCAATTTCTGCTTCATTTAACAGTATGGATAGATGGGTAAAGTTATCCGAAATAATGGGCAGCTCTAAAAGCGAAATTATGGAAAATGTATTTTTCCCAGAAATTATTAAAAGAATGGCAAACGATGCCAAATGTTGGGAGCTTCAAAAAACTGTTGAATATGTATCCAAATTTTCAGAATTTAAATCTGCAAAAAAACTCCTCGATATTGCTGGAGGCCATGGGCTCTATGGAATAAGTCTTGGAATGCTAAATGAAAATTTAGATGCATTTGTTTTTGATTTACCTGAAGTTACAGTCGAAACCAAAAAATTCATAGAAAAATACAATGCTAAAAACGTTGATACCGTACAGGGAAATTTCTTTACAGATGAATTTGGAGAAAACTACGACGTAGTTTTTAGTTCGTATAATCCTGGCGGAAAAAATCCAAAAGTTGCTGAAAAAGTATATCGGGCCCTGAATTTAGGGGGAATATTCGTTACAAAACAGGCATTTCCAAAATTATCCTCGCAAAGTACGTCAGATAACTTAAATAACATGGAATGGAACTTTAGCAGTTTTAACGCTACCGGAAAAGGACTTGTAAGATATACATTTGATACAGACCTTACTTTTGAAGAGTATGTTTCATATCTTGAAGAGCTAGGATTTGAAATTCTCGAAACTAAACCGGTGTATGAATTAATCGAATTTAGCGAAGAAATGTTTCCAAACAACATTATTGTCGCAAAAAAAATTAAATAATTCTTTTTATTTTTTTAACTAAAATATATTTAATAATTTAAATATATAATTTAGTATGATTTTTATGAAATTAGTATGAATAGATATATATATCCGTTTTAATCTATTTTTAAAAAACATAACAAAACGGGTGATTTTTTTGACTACTAAAAACTATCAAAATTCATTCCCACTTCCCGATGAAAGCCCTGAAAAAATCGATAAAATAATGAGTGAAACATATTTTGGAGCCCAAAAATTCTACCTTTTAACAACTGCACTCGAATTAAAAATATTCGATTATTTGACTGAAGCAAAAACCTCTGAAGAATTATCCTCGATTTTAGATCTAGATCCTGTTTTAACCGAATTGATGTTAAAATCACTTTATGAACTTGGAATTATTTCAGTAGCTTCAAAAAATGGCAAAACCCACTACATCAATACAACTGCAAGTGATACTTATTTAAAAATGGATTCAACGTACTCAAAAAGCATTTCAATCTCCGCTTCATTTAAAAGTATTGGCATGTGGGTGAATTTATCCGAAATGATGAAGAGTTCTAAACAAAACGTTGTAGAAAACGTATTTTTCCCAGAACTAATTAAAATAATGGCAAATGACTGTAAAGTTTGGGAACTTCAAAAAACCGTAGAATATATCTACAAATTTCCAGAATTTAAAACTGCAAAAAAACTTCTCGATATTGCTGGAGGCCATGGGCTCTATGCAATAAGCCTTGGAATGCTAAATGAAAATTTAGATGGATTTGTTTTTGATATACCCCCAGTTACATTCGAAACCAAAAAATTCATAGAAAAATACAATGCTAAAAACGTTAACACGATACCGGGAAATCTCTTTACAGATAATATTGGAGAAAACTACGACGTAGTTTTTAATTCGTATAATCCTGGCGGAAAAAATCCAAAAGTTGCTGAAAAGATATATAATTCATTAAACATGGGAGGACTCTATATTATAAAACAGATATATCAAAAAGAAACTCATGATGTAGAAGATACCCTAAATAATATGGAATGGAACTTTAACAGCTTTAACGGCAATGGAAAAGGAACTTTAAGGTACACTTTTGAACAAGACCTTGATTTTGAAGGTTATCTCTCGCATTTAGAAACATTAGGATTTGAAATTCTCGAAACTAAGTCGGTTTCTGAAATATCCGATTTCGATGAAGAGTTAACTCCAAGTATAATTACAGTTGCTAAAAAAATTAAATAATTCTTTTTTGTTTTTAAATACTATTTTTTTTAAATTTTAACCAATAACTCATATCATATCGAAAATTTTATGTATTAATTATTACATGTAGTTTAAAAGTATGATAAATACTAATTTTTAGAACACTTATATATTAAGGTGGAAAATTGCAAAAAACTGGAATTTTAGCCATTATTTTATCGCTTATGATGGCAATTGGATTTTCAGGATGTGTTGACAACACTGCTGACTCTTCAAACGAAGTTGCCAAAACTGTTGAAATTGTAGACATGGTTGGAAGAACTGTTGAAGTTCCTGCAGACATTCAAAGAATTGTATGTTCTGGACCAGGATGTCTTAGACTTGTAACTTACCTTCAGGCACAGGATAAGGTTGTCGGTGTTGAATCTATAGAGCAGGCAGATACCTCAGGAATACCCTACCAACTTGCAAATGT
It encodes:
- a CDS encoding class I SAM-dependent methyltransferase is translated as MTTEKYQNSFPLPDESPEKIDKIMSDAYFGAQKFYLLKTALELKIFDYLSDPKTSEELSSILDLDPVLTELMLKSLYELGIISIASKNGETHYINTNGSDNYLKTDSKYSKAPSISASFNSMDRWVKLSEIMGSSKSEIMENVFFPEIIKRMANDAKCWELQKTVEYVSKFSEFKSAKKLLDIAGGHGLYGISLGMLNENLDAFVFDLPEVTVETKKFIEKYNAKNVDTVQGNFFTDEFGENYDVVFSSYNPGGKNPKVAEKVYRALNLGGIFVTKQAFPKLSSQSTSDNLNNMEWNFSSFNATGKGLVRYTFDTDLTFEEYVSYLEELGFEILETKPVYELIEFSEEMFPNNIIVAKKIK
- a CDS encoding methyltransferase dimerization domain-containing protein, encoding MTTKNYQNSFPLPDESPEKIDKIMSETYFGAQKFYLLTTALELKIFDYLTEAKTSEELSSILDLDPVLTELMLKSLYELGIISVASKNGKTHYINTTASDTYLKMDSTYSKSISISASFKSIGMWVNLSEMMKSSKQNVVENVFFPELIKIMANDCKVWELQKTVEYIYKFPEFKTAKKLLDIAGGHGLYAISLGMLNENLDGFVFDIPPVTFETKKFIEKYNAKNVNTIPGNLFTDNIGENYDVVFNSYNPGGKNPKVAEKIYNSLNMGGLYIIKQIYQKETHDVEDTLNNMEWNFNSFNGNGKGTLRYTFEQDLDFEGYLSHLETLGFEILETKSVSEISDFDEELTPSIITVAKKIK